A genomic stretch from Hemibagrus wyckioides isolate EC202008001 linkage group LG20, SWU_Hwy_1.0, whole genome shotgun sequence includes:
- the mmp16b gene encoding matrix metalloproteinase-16 isoform X2 has protein sequence MNTAVCLLHKPKARLARVCAALLWLHASWWTVCAADGEDQFSAEVWLQRYGYLQSTQPNMAALHSAMSMQSAIASMQRVYGLNVTGYLDTSTIKWMKKPRCGVPDQVRRQSGSQSRTRRYALTGQKWQRTHITYSIKNVTPKVGARETHEAIRRAFDVWQSVTPLNFEAVPYSALESGKRDVDITIIFASGFHGDSSPFDGEGGFLAHAYFPGPGIGGDTHFDSDEPWTLGNPNHDGNDLFLVAVHELGHALGLEHSNDPTAIMAPFYQYMDTESFKLPHDDLQGIQKIYGPPDKNPQPTRLLTTAPPPRLHPPSDPRKHDRQSRPHRPPQKSKPSNPNSKPNICDGGFNTLAILRQELFVFKDQWFWRVRDNSVVPGYPMQISYFWKGLPPKIDAVYENSEGKFVFFKGHRFWVFKDTTLQPTYPQDISLFGSGMPSQNIETAVWWEDVAKTYFFKGDRYWRYNEDIRSMDPGYPKPITIWKGIPDSPQGAFVDKANGFTYFYKGKEYWKFNNRRLRVEPGYPRSILRDFMGCDGLPSDPDWDWRPPQDDEPPHYEHDNVDIVRKPEGTGGTEKAVAIAIPCVLALCLMVLLHTVFRVKRKDTKRHILYCKRSMQEWV, from the exons ATGAACACCGCAGTGTGTTTGCTGCACAAACCCAAAGCGAGGCTGGCGCGCGTGTGCGCCGCGCTGCTGTGGCTGCATGCGTCCTGGTGGACGGTGTGCGCGGCGGATGGAGAGGATCAATTCAGCGCCGAG GTTTGGTTACAGAGGTACGGCTACCTCCAGTCCACGCAGCCCAACATGGCCGCCCTGCACTCGGCTATGAGCATGCAGTCAGCCATCGCCTCCATGCAGCGTGTCTACGGCCTCAACGTCACGGGATATTTAGACACCAGCACTATaaa GTGGATGAAGAAGCCCAGATGTGGAGTCCCCGATCAGGTGAGGAGACAGTCAGGCTCACAGTCACGGACACGCCGCTACGCGCTCACCGGACAGAAGTGGCAGCGCACGCACATCACATACAG TATAAAGAACGTGACCCCTAAGGTGGGCGCGCGGGAGACTCACGAAGCCATCCGGAGGGCATTCGATGTGTGGCAGAGCGTTACGCCGCTGAACTTCGAGGCTGTCCCCTACAGCGCCCTGGAAAGCGGTAAGCGCGATGTAGACATCACTATCATCTTCGCATCCGGTTTCCACGGCGACAGCTCTCCGTTTGATGGAGAGGGAGGCTTTTTGGCTCACGCCTACTTTCCCGGGCCTGGGATCGGAGGAGACACGCATTTCGACTCTGATGAACCCTGGACCCTGGGCAACCCCAACCATGATG GGAATGACCTGTTCTTGGTGGCCGTCCATGAGCTGGGCCACGCTCTGGGTCTGGAGCACTCCAACGACCCCACTGCGATAATGGCTCCCTTTTACCAGTACATGGACACAGAGAGCTTCAAACTGCCACACGACGATCTGCAAGGCATCCAGAAAATCTACG GTCCTCCAGATAAGAACCCTCAGCCAACTCGGTTACTCACAACAGCACCCCCACCTCGCCTCCACCCTCCATCTGACCCTCGCAAACACGACCGTCAGAGCCGTCCTCATCGGCCGCCGCAGAAATCCAAACCCTCCAACCCTAACTCCAAACCCAACATCTGCGATGGAGGCTTCAACACGCTGGCCATACTGCGCCAGGAGCTCTTCGTCTTCAAG GATCAGTGGTTCTGGAGGGTACGTGATAACTCGGTGGTGCCTGGCTACCCTATGCAGATCAGCTACTTCTGGAAAGGGCTGCCTCCTAAGATCGACGCTGTCTACGAGAACAGCGAGGGCAAATTTGTCTTCTTCAAAG GCCATCGCTTCTGGGTGTTCAAGGACACCACTCTTCAGCCCACGTACCCTCAGGACATCTCGCTGTTCGGCAGCGGGATGCCTTCTCAGAACATCGAGACGGCAGTGTGGTGGGAGGACGTGGCCAAAACCTATTTTTTCAAAGGGGACAG gtaCTGGAGGTACAACGAGGACATCCGGAGTATGGATCCTGGTTATCCCAAACCCATCACCATTTGGAAGGGCATCCCAGACTCTCCTCAGGGTGCCTTTGTGGACAAGGCTAATG GCTTCACGTATTTCTACAAAGGAAAGGAGTACTGGAAGTTCAACAACCGGAGGCTGCGGGTAGAACCGGGGTACCCCAGGTCTATCCTGCGAGATTTCATGGGCTGTGACGGCCTGCCCTCGGATCCCGACTGGGACTGGCGGCCGCCGCAGGACGACGAGCCGCCGCATTACGAGCACGACAACGTGGATATCGTGCGTAAACCTGAGGGCACGGGCGGCACCGAGAAGGCTGTGGCCATCGCCATACCCTGCGTGCTGGCCCTATGCCTCATGGTCCTACTGCACACTGTTTTCCGGGTCAAGCGCAAGGACACCAAGCGCCACATACTGTACTGCAAGCGCTCCATGCAGGAATGGGTTTGA
- the mmp16b gene encoding matrix metalloproteinase-16 isoform X1 translates to MNTAVCLLHKPKARLARVCAALLWLHASWWTVCAADGEDQFSAEVWLQRYGYLQSTQPNMAALHSAMSMQSAIASMQRVYGLNVTGYLDTSTIKWMKKPRCGVPDQVRRQSGSQSRTRRYALTGQKWQRTHITYSIKNVTPKVGARETHEAIRRAFDVWQSVTPLNFEAVPYSALESGKRDVDITIIFASGFHGDSSPFDGEGGFLAHAYFPGPGIGGDTHFDSDEPWTLGNPNHDGERTAGNDLFLVAVHELGHALGLEHSNDPTAIMAPFYQYMDTESFKLPHDDLQGIQKIYGPPDKNPQPTRLLTTAPPPRLHPPSDPRKHDRQSRPHRPPQKSKPSNPNSKPNICDGGFNTLAILRQELFVFKDQWFWRVRDNSVVPGYPMQISYFWKGLPPKIDAVYENSEGKFVFFKGHRFWVFKDTTLQPTYPQDISLFGSGMPSQNIETAVWWEDVAKTYFFKGDRYWRYNEDIRSMDPGYPKPITIWKGIPDSPQGAFVDKANGFTYFYKGKEYWKFNNRRLRVEPGYPRSILRDFMGCDGLPSDPDWDWRPPQDDEPPHYEHDNVDIVRKPEGTGGTEKAVAIAIPCVLALCLMVLLHTVFRVKRKDTKRHILYCKRSMQEWV, encoded by the exons ATGAACACCGCAGTGTGTTTGCTGCACAAACCCAAAGCGAGGCTGGCGCGCGTGTGCGCCGCGCTGCTGTGGCTGCATGCGTCCTGGTGGACGGTGTGCGCGGCGGATGGAGAGGATCAATTCAGCGCCGAG GTTTGGTTACAGAGGTACGGCTACCTCCAGTCCACGCAGCCCAACATGGCCGCCCTGCACTCGGCTATGAGCATGCAGTCAGCCATCGCCTCCATGCAGCGTGTCTACGGCCTCAACGTCACGGGATATTTAGACACCAGCACTATaaa GTGGATGAAGAAGCCCAGATGTGGAGTCCCCGATCAGGTGAGGAGACAGTCAGGCTCACAGTCACGGACACGCCGCTACGCGCTCACCGGACAGAAGTGGCAGCGCACGCACATCACATACAG TATAAAGAACGTGACCCCTAAGGTGGGCGCGCGGGAGACTCACGAAGCCATCCGGAGGGCATTCGATGTGTGGCAGAGCGTTACGCCGCTGAACTTCGAGGCTGTCCCCTACAGCGCCCTGGAAAGCGGTAAGCGCGATGTAGACATCACTATCATCTTCGCATCCGGTTTCCACGGCGACAGCTCTCCGTTTGATGGAGAGGGAGGCTTTTTGGCTCACGCCTACTTTCCCGGGCCTGGGATCGGAGGAGACACGCATTTCGACTCTGATGAACCCTGGACCCTGGGCAACCCCAACCATGATGGTGAGAGAACGGCAG GGAATGACCTGTTCTTGGTGGCCGTCCATGAGCTGGGCCACGCTCTGGGTCTGGAGCACTCCAACGACCCCACTGCGATAATGGCTCCCTTTTACCAGTACATGGACACAGAGAGCTTCAAACTGCCACACGACGATCTGCAAGGCATCCAGAAAATCTACG GTCCTCCAGATAAGAACCCTCAGCCAACTCGGTTACTCACAACAGCACCCCCACCTCGCCTCCACCCTCCATCTGACCCTCGCAAACACGACCGTCAGAGCCGTCCTCATCGGCCGCCGCAGAAATCCAAACCCTCCAACCCTAACTCCAAACCCAACATCTGCGATGGAGGCTTCAACACGCTGGCCATACTGCGCCAGGAGCTCTTCGTCTTCAAG GATCAGTGGTTCTGGAGGGTACGTGATAACTCGGTGGTGCCTGGCTACCCTATGCAGATCAGCTACTTCTGGAAAGGGCTGCCTCCTAAGATCGACGCTGTCTACGAGAACAGCGAGGGCAAATTTGTCTTCTTCAAAG GCCATCGCTTCTGGGTGTTCAAGGACACCACTCTTCAGCCCACGTACCCTCAGGACATCTCGCTGTTCGGCAGCGGGATGCCTTCTCAGAACATCGAGACGGCAGTGTGGTGGGAGGACGTGGCCAAAACCTATTTTTTCAAAGGGGACAG gtaCTGGAGGTACAACGAGGACATCCGGAGTATGGATCCTGGTTATCCCAAACCCATCACCATTTGGAAGGGCATCCCAGACTCTCCTCAGGGTGCCTTTGTGGACAAGGCTAATG GCTTCACGTATTTCTACAAAGGAAAGGAGTACTGGAAGTTCAACAACCGGAGGCTGCGGGTAGAACCGGGGTACCCCAGGTCTATCCTGCGAGATTTCATGGGCTGTGACGGCCTGCCCTCGGATCCCGACTGGGACTGGCGGCCGCCGCAGGACGACGAGCCGCCGCATTACGAGCACGACAACGTGGATATCGTGCGTAAACCTGAGGGCACGGGCGGCACCGAGAAGGCTGTGGCCATCGCCATACCCTGCGTGCTGGCCCTATGCCTCATGGTCCTACTGCACACTGTTTTCCGGGTCAAGCGCAAGGACACCAAGCGCCACATACTGTACTGCAAGCGCTCCATGCAGGAATGGGTTTGA